The Microbacterium sp. SORGH_AS_0862 region CTGAGCAGCGCGCAGCTCAGACGCAACGTGATCGTGAGCAACGCCAGCGCGACCAGAGACATGCTGCCGAACGCTCTGCCCTGACTGAACGGGTCGCATCCGCCGAGGCGAATGTCGCACGCCTCCAGCAGCACCTGCCGGCACCACGTCCGGAGAAGCTCCGCATCCTGCTCCTGACCTCGTCGGGCGAAGGTGACCTGCGGGTCGGACGAGAGATCCGGCAGATCAGAGCAGCGGTGAAAGCTGCGGCGCACCGTGACTATGTGGACCTCGACGTGCGGTCGGCGGCGACTCCGCAGGACCTTCTGGACGGGATAACCGAGTTTCGCCCACATGTCGTGCATTTCTCCGGACACAGCGATGAGAAGTTCGTCGTGTTCGAAGAAGACACCGACGACCCGAACTCGGGCGTCGCCATCCCCGCTGAGGTCTTCGCGAGAGCGCTAAGAGCAGTGGACACACCGCCATCGCTCGTCGTGCTCAACTCGTGCAGGTCGGCCGCCCAGGCGGAGCGTCTTGTGGCAGGTGTGGTCCCCTTCGCCATCGGGATGGCAGACAAAATCTACGACGACGACGCGATTGGGTACGCCGCCCGCTTCTACGGAACCATCGCGAACGGACAGTCAATCGAAGGAGCCCACGAGATCGCGCGTACGGACCTTGAGATGCGAGGCGCTGAGGGACACCTGCTTCCCACGCTCTACGCCGCTGAAAGCTACGATCCACGCAACGCATCCCTGGTCACAGGCCCTGTCGAGAACTGACCCGCTTGCTAGAGAACTCGGCCACAGTGACGTCCCTCTCCGCGACGATGTGATGGTCGCTCTCCGCAGGAGCAACCGGATTTGTGAAGTATGCGAACGGGTAGCGGCGGCAAGCGTGTTCTCCCTCCGCCGAAGCTTCCAGCATCCCTAAGCGACCCTCCACGGCAGCAGCAGGAAGATGCAGGACTGCTCCGTCGAACCGGCCCGACTGGATCTCCTCCAGAGAGTCACGCAGGTGTTTCTGGTTCGCCCATCGACAAGCTCATCGAACGAGCGCCACTTCAGTACTACGACTGGAACGCTCGAGACCGGACCTGAATTCGCATGGCCTCGATGGACTTTCCGGCGGTTCAGCTCCTCTCGAACCGGTTACGGTTCCGAGCGTCCCGATTGAACAGACCTGACGCCGCATCACAATAGTGCTGAAGGAGCCAGGGAACGCCTCTTGGGTCTGCCGCACCGGTAGGTGACATCTGAACTGACTTGCCCGGGAGGGTGAGCCTGGAAGGATGACGACGGTCGCCAAGCCCAATAACGGAGTCGCCCCAGGAACCGACGACTGGAGCCGCGCCGTCACCGCGCACGGCCTGGGCGAAGCACGGGGCGTTGCCTAGCTCCCTAGCAGGCCAACGGTCGAGTGTTCTAGAATCGCACACATGGCACTCGATCTTGCCGCCCTGAGCGGTCGCATTGCCCGCGCGCGCACCGAAGCAGGACTCACCCAGGCTGAGCTAGCCAATGGCGCTGGCCTCGATCGAACGGCAATCGCGAAGATCGAGACCGGCGCGCGCGGTGTCTCCGCCCTTGAACTAGCTCGGATCGCGACCACGGTTGGCCAAAGGATCGAGTGGCTGCTCACCGACGGACCGGAGTCCGTAGTGGCCTACAGAGTTCGGCGGGATGCCAGTTCTTCGCTCGCTGAAATCAACCGCGAGTTGGAAAGGCTTGCACGTGATGTCGAGTTCCTGGCCGAACAAGTCGACTCCTTGACACTTGCCCAGCGCGATCCCTGGGAAGTCCCTCGGTCTCTTGCTGAAGCTGACGAATTGGCCGCGCGTGCCCGACACGCACTTAATATCCAACCAAATGCTCCGGTCCTACGGCTGACAGAAACCTTGTCACCGCTCGGACTTCTCGTCTTCGTGTCGGATCTTGGCCCAAATGCTGCCGATGGCGGCACTGTGCTACTGGCGAGCGGTGGCGTATCGCTTGTCAATGGGGCGAGTCAGTTGGGTCGACGTCGCCTAACCGCGGCACATGAACTCGCGCACTTTCTAGTAGCTGACGACTTCACCGTCGACTGGCGAATTTCGGAAGGCGCCGAAAGCGATCGAACAGAAGCCCTGTTCGATCGCTTTGCGCGCTCATTCCTACTCCCTTCAAGCGCGTTGACCGAGTATTGGGCATCCGTCTCCGACGAAGGGCCGCGCGCCGCGGCAGTCCGCACGGCCAGCAAGTTCCAAGTGGATATGGCGACACTCGCAACACGCCTGACAGAATCAGGCATCCTTCCTCGCGAGGACGCTCATCGAGTTCGCGGAGTACAAACAACTAAGGCCGACATTCTCGAATACGAACTGTTCGTGCCGTACGAACTGGAGAGACAAATTCTTCCAAGCGTGTACGAACGAGCAGTGCTCTCCCTCTATCGGGGGGAGCGCATTAGCGCCGAGCGGGCACTCGAGCTCTTGCGAGGGAAGTATGAAGGGGACGATTTGCCGCCACTCGCCACTCCGAACGAGAGTGAACTATGGTCGATCCTCAACTAGTCGACGGCGACGACACGGCACCTTGGATATTCGACACAGGCCCTCTTAGCCACTTCGCGAAAGCCGGATGGTTAGGTCTACTTAAGCTGATTGCAGGCAACCATCCGGTCATCATCCCTGACGTCGTCTATGATGAGATATTCTCAGGATCCGCCAGACACCCGCACCTTAATCTTGTACTCGACGCAACGTCAACGTGGATCACGGTGAGACAGATTACGGAGACCGAAGGTCTTGTCGCGTTTGCCAATTACAGTTCGCTTCTCGTCGGAGCAGATGGCGTGAGCAATCTCGGCGAGTGCGGGGTACTAGCGTTGGCCGAGACCTTGCCCGGAACTGCGATCCTCGACGACCGTACGGCAAGACAGGCCGCCATGTCGCAGAAGGTCGTCCACCGTGGAAGCGTGGCGATCATCTTGGATGCCATCCTTCATCACGGTCTGTCGCGTGAGGCGGCTGGAGCCGTGGCCGATGACATCCTCGCGACCGCCTATCGATTTCCGTTTGAGTCCGGCCGTTTCATTTCGTGGGCCATCGAGCACGGATATCTGGATTACGAGTGACCGCTTAGGTCTACGGCGTGAACCCGACCTCCTCACCAGCAATCTCGGCCAGTGGGGGTTCGAATGCCGTCGCGTACCTTCAGTTTTGCGAAGCCTACGCGATGGCTTTCGAACCCCTCGCGGGAGACGAAACGGCTGCTGGACTGGATCGCGAGCCGACAAGAAGGAGGGCCCTCGAACGCAAACTATCCGCAGCGCGTTCCACTCGGCGCGTAATGCATGCGCGGCCGCCTCAGGGGCTGAAGGGTTAGACGAACGTCGTGAGCAGCACCGCGCACCGAACTGACTTCTACACGGATGGCATGCTACATCCGGGGCGTGGGCGCGAGCCGGTCGCTCACTTGTTGAAGCACCTCCCGCGCGGCGTCTTCAAGCTCGGGCTTCACTCGTCTGCCCCTGCGATCCATTAGACCAGCCTTGCCCGAGAAATTCTTGGCCGGCTTATCGCGTATGTCAGCCGCCGGGATCTCCACCACCAAGTACCCAGGGAATCGGGCTCTTAGCTTCTCGCTCGTTTCGGGAACATCATTGTCCAGCACGGCCGCCACGCGCTTGAAACCAAGCTCGAAGAGCAGAGTTAGGATGCGCTCGACATTGCTCTCGCCACCCGACCCCCAGCCGAAAATAGCGCCGTTGAACGGAATCTCAAGTTGCTCGAACACGGTTGGCAACAGCGCCGCGTCCTCTTGCCCCTCGACGACGATGACTCCATCGTCAAGGAAGAGGGTGGCATTGGCATCTGAACCAAAAACGTGAGGGTTGACCCATCCGCCCCGGGCGCGGCTGATGTCATCGATCGCAGACCTGCTCGCTTGGGCGAGTAGCGACTGGCCTCCCTCCTTGAACACCCTGGCGATCTCAGCTCCTGCAGCGATGTCATCCCACGAGACCAGCGCGGGTGAGTGGGTGAAGACGACAATCTGGCGATCACGGGCGAAGCGCGAAATGAGCCGCCCAAGCCGACGGACATGCTGGGGGTGAAGAGAAAGCTCAGGCTCATCGATCGTCACGAGGGTTCCTGGTTCCGAATCGTACAGAGCGTTCAAGATGAAGAGCAGGCTGATGATCCCGTCACCGAGTCCCTCGCTCGTATGGTTGGACCCATCGCCCGTCGCAATCTTCAGATAGTAAGACTGACCTTGTTGACCATCGGCGAGATCGATCATCCACTTCAGCTCATGCCCGAGAACGTCTTCCATGAGCGAGTCGAACTTCGCCTTCTTGGCTTCATCGTTGTGC contains the following coding sequences:
- a CDS encoding CHAT domain-containing protein, giving the protein MAHNGESRWDTGLNGRARRSGMSASQIRSQLERKRAQQAEAEKKAGEFRSRESKKRAEAAKAQAAAARATNASSARSKLAESRRREGEAAAAGKDAARWQVKAAGYSNEALRLARSLERAEASEQRAAQTQRDREQRQRDQRHAAERSALTERVASAEANVARLQQHLPAPRPEKLRILLLTSSGEGDLRVGREIRQIRAAVKAAAHRDYVDLDVRSAATPQDLLDGITEFRPHVVHFSGHSDEKFVVFEEDTDDPNSGVAIPAEVFARALRAVDTPPSLVVLNSCRSAAQAERLVAGVVPFAIGMADKIYDDDAIGYAARFYGTIANGQSIEGAHEIARTDLEMRGAEGHLLPTLYAAESYDPRNASLVTGPVEN
- a CDS encoding XRE family transcriptional regulator, which codes for MALDLAALSGRIARARTEAGLTQAELANGAGLDRTAIAKIETGARGVSALELARIATTVGQRIEWLLTDGPESVVAYRVRRDASSSLAEINRELERLARDVEFLAEQVDSLTLAQRDPWEVPRSLAEADELAARARHALNIQPNAPVLRLTETLSPLGLLVFVSDLGPNAADGGTVLLASGGVSLVNGASQLGRRRLTAAHELAHFLVADDFTVDWRISEGAESDRTEALFDRFARSFLLPSSALTEYWASVSDEGPRAAAVRTASKFQVDMATLATRLTESGILPREDAHRVRGVQTTKADILEYELFVPYELERQILPSVYERAVLSLYRGERISAERALELLRGKYEGDDLPPLATPNESELWSILN
- a CDS encoding nucleotide-binding protein, producing MVDPQLVDGDDTAPWIFDTGPLSHFAKAGWLGLLKLIAGNHPVIIPDVVYDEIFSGSARHPHLNLVLDATSTWITVRQITETEGLVAFANYSSLLVGADGVSNLGECGVLALAETLPGTAILDDRTARQAAMSQKVVHRGSVAIILDAILHHGLSREAAGAVADDILATAYRFPFESGRFISWAIEHGYLDYE